A genomic region of Lasioglossum baleicum chromosome 16, iyLasBale1, whole genome shotgun sequence contains the following coding sequences:
- the Kat60 gene encoding katanin p60 isoform X5 translates to MTFVKRTPCLSFEEPTRDPNLWSFNNSDTSWSQAPVRDPDVWPPLTPTEQKNIRPLKNQPKQQNRTSIRKSVPSGKKPDIKPVKRDDRKVSRKDDLNKEKSENEKVDMEVEERKFEPSGNDRDLVDLLERDIVQKNPNIHWDDIADLHEAKRLLEEAVVLPMWMPDFFKGIRRPWKGVLMVGPPGTGKTMLAKAVATECGTTFFNVSSSTLTSKYRGESEKLVRLLFEMARFYAPSTIFIDEIDSLCSRRGSESEHEASRRVKSELLVQMDGISSNSEDPSKVVMVLAATNFPWDIDEALRRRLEKRIYIPLPNHEGREALLKINLREVKVDSSVNMADIARKLEGYSGADITNVCRDASMMSMRRKIAGLKPDQIRQLPKEELDLPVSASDFDEAVERCNKSVSQEDLEKYEKWMSEFGSS, encoded by the exons ATGACATTCGTTAAAA GAACACCGTGTTTGTCTTTTGAAGAACCTACAAGAGATCCAAATTTGTGGTCTTTCAATAATTCTGATACATCCTGGAGCCAAGCTCCAGTAAGAGATCCAGATGTATGGCCACCATTAACTCCTACAGAACAAAA GAACATTAGACCATTGAAAAATCAACCGAAACAACAGAATCGGACCAGCATACGAAAATCAGTTCCATCAGGGAAGAAACCAGATATAAAACCTGTTAAAAGAGACGATAGAAAAGTGTCGAGAAAGGACGACCTTAATAAA GAAAAGTCAGAAAATGAAAAGGTCGATATGGAGGTAGAGGAACGCAAATTTGAGCCATCTGGAAATGATAGGGATTTAGTAGATTTACTAG AAAGAGATATTGTTCAAAAAAATCCAAATATTCATTGGGATGATATAGCTGATTTGCATGAAGCAAAACGGTTGTTGGAAGAAGCAGTTGTTCTTCCCATGTGGATGCCAGACTTTTTTAAG GGAATTCGTCGTCCCTGGAAAGGTGTACTTATGGTTGGACCACCGGGTACTGGGAAAACAATGCTTGCGAAAGCAGTAGCGACTGAATGCggaacaacattttttaatgtatcATCTTCCACGTTAACGTCAAAGTATCGGGGAGAATCAGAGAAACTAGTTCGTCTCCTTTTTGAAATG GCCAGATTTTACGCACCTAGCACAATATTCATCGATGAAATTGACTCACTCTGCTCTAGAAGAGGATCTGAATCTGAACATGAAGCTTCAAGACGGGTGAAGTCTGAACTTTTAGTCCAAATGGATGGTATAAGCTCAAACAG TGAAGACCCGAGTAAAGTGGTAATGGTATTAGCAGCTACAAATTTTCCATGGGATATCGATGAAGCCCTCCGCAGACGTTTAGAAAAACGAATATATATTCCACTACCGAATC ATGAAGGTAGAGAAGCTTTATTGAAAATTAACCTGCGTGAAGTAAAAGTAGATTCTTCTGTAAATATGGCAGATATTGCAAGAAAATTAGAAGGTTATTCTGGAGCAGATATTACAAATGTTTGCAG GGATGCATCTATGATGTCAATGCGGAGAAAAATTGCAGGATTAAAGCCAGATCAAATTAGACAACTACCGAAAGAAGAATTAGATTTGCCTGTATCTGCCTCAGATTTTGACGAAGCTGTAGAAAGATGTAACAAGAGCGTTTCTCAAGAGGATTTAGAGAAATATGAGAAATGGATGAGTGAATTTGGCTCATCCTGA
- the Kat60 gene encoding katanin p60 isoform X4, translating into MAISINEICENTKLAREMALTGNYDTSGVYYQGVVQQIHRLLASIADATRKAKWQLVQHQIVQEFEKVKAMSNTLQLFKVETHGERLFGTPCLSFEEPTRDPNLWSFNNSDTSWSQAPVRDPDVWPPLTPTEQKNIRPLKNQPKQQNRTSIRKSVPSGKKPDIKPVKRDDRKVSRKDDLNKEKSENEKVDMEVEERKFEPSGNDRDLVDLLERDIVQKNPNIHWDDIADLHEAKRLLEEAVVLPMWMPDFFKGIRRPWKGVLMVGPPGTGKTMLAKAVATECGTTFFNVSSSTLTSKYRGESEKLVRLLFEMARFYAPSTIFIDEIDSLCSRRGSESEHEASRRVKSELLVQMDGISSNSEDPSKVVMVLAATNFPWDIDEALRRRLEKRIYIPLPNHEGREALLKINLREVKVDSSVNMADIARKLEGYSGADITNVCRDASMMSMRRKIAGLKPDQIRQLPKEELDLPVSASDFDEAVERCNKSVSQEDLEKYEKWMSEFGSS; encoded by the exons ATGGCAATTTCAATCAACGAAATATGTGAAAATACTAAACTGGCCCGTGAAATGGCATTAACTGGTAATTACGACACATCTGGAGTTTATTACCAAGGTGTTGTGCAGCAAATCCATCGATTACTTGCAAGTATCGCCGATGCCACGCGTAAAGCTAAGTGGCAGCTTGTTCAACATCAAATTGTTCAAGAATTTGAGAAAGTAAAGGCTATGTCCAATACCTTACAACTTTTTAAAGTAGAAACTCATGGAGAAAGGCTATttg GAACACCGTGTTTGTCTTTTGAAGAACCTACAAGAGATCCAAATTTGTGGTCTTTCAATAATTCTGATACATCCTGGAGCCAAGCTCCAGTAAGAGATCCAGATGTATGGCCACCATTAACTCCTACAGAACAAAA GAACATTAGACCATTGAAAAATCAACCGAAACAACAGAATCGGACCAGCATACGAAAATCAGTTCCATCAGGGAAGAAACCAGATATAAAACCTGTTAAAAGAGACGATAGAAAAGTGTCGAGAAAGGACGACCTTAATAAA GAAAAGTCAGAAAATGAAAAGGTCGATATGGAGGTAGAGGAACGCAAATTTGAGCCATCTGGAAATGATAGGGATTTAGTAGATTTACTAG AAAGAGATATTGTTCAAAAAAATCCAAATATTCATTGGGATGATATAGCTGATTTGCATGAAGCAAAACGGTTGTTGGAAGAAGCAGTTGTTCTTCCCATGTGGATGCCAGACTTTTTTAAG GGAATTCGTCGTCCCTGGAAAGGTGTACTTATGGTTGGACCACCGGGTACTGGGAAAACAATGCTTGCGAAAGCAGTAGCGACTGAATGCggaacaacattttttaatgtatcATCTTCCACGTTAACGTCAAAGTATCGGGGAGAATCAGAGAAACTAGTTCGTCTCCTTTTTGAAATG GCCAGATTTTACGCACCTAGCACAATATTCATCGATGAAATTGACTCACTCTGCTCTAGAAGAGGATCTGAATCTGAACATGAAGCTTCAAGACGGGTGAAGTCTGAACTTTTAGTCCAAATGGATGGTATAAGCTCAAACAG TGAAGACCCGAGTAAAGTGGTAATGGTATTAGCAGCTACAAATTTTCCATGGGATATCGATGAAGCCCTCCGCAGACGTTTAGAAAAACGAATATATATTCCACTACCGAATC ATGAAGGTAGAGAAGCTTTATTGAAAATTAACCTGCGTGAAGTAAAAGTAGATTCTTCTGTAAATATGGCAGATATTGCAAGAAAATTAGAAGGTTATTCTGGAGCAGATATTACAAATGTTTGCAG GGATGCATCTATGATGTCAATGCGGAGAAAAATTGCAGGATTAAAGCCAGATCAAATTAGACAACTACCGAAAGAAGAATTAGATTTGCCTGTATCTGCCTCAGATTTTGACGAAGCTGTAGAAAGATGTAACAAGAGCGTTTCTCAAGAGGATTTAGAGAAATATGAGAAATGGATGAGTGAATTTGGCTCATCCTGA
- the Kat60 gene encoding katanin p60 isoform X3 has product MATVISKFEIMAISINEICENTKLAREMALTGNYDTSGVYYQGVVQQIHRLLASIADATRKAKWQLVQHQIVQEFEKVKAMSNTLQLFKVETHGERLFGTPCLSFEEPTRDPNLWSFNNSDTSWSQAPVRDPDVWPPLTPTEQKNIRPLKNQPKQQNRTSIRKSVPSGKKPDIKPVKRDDRKVSRKDDLNKEKSENEKVDMEVEERKFEPSGNDRDLVDLLERDIVQKNPNIHWDDIADLHEAKRLLEEAVVLPMWMPDFFKGIRRPWKGVLMVGPPGTGKTMLAKAVATECGTTFFNVSSSTLTSKYRGESEKLVRLLFEMARFYAPSTIFIDEIDSLCSRRGSESEHEASRRVKSELLVQMDGISSNSEDPSKVVMVLAATNFPWDIDEALRRRLEKRIYIPLPNHEGREALLKINLREVKVDSSVNMADIARKLEGYSGADITNVCRDASMMSMRRKIAGLKPDQIRQLPKEELDLPVSASDFDEAVERCNKSVSQEDLEKYEKWMSEFGSS; this is encoded by the exons ATGGCGACCGTAATTAGCAAATTCGA AATTATGGCAATTTCAATCAACGAAATATGTGAAAATACTAAACTGGCCCGTGAAATGGCATTAACTGGTAATTACGACACATCTGGAGTTTATTACCAAGGTGTTGTGCAGCAAATCCATCGATTACTTGCAAGTATCGCCGATGCCACGCGTAAAGCTAAGTGGCAGCTTGTTCAACATCAAATTGTTCAAGAATTTGAGAAAGTAAAGGCTATGTCCAATACCTTACAACTTTTTAAAGTAGAAACTCATGGAGAAAGGCTATttg GAACACCGTGTTTGTCTTTTGAAGAACCTACAAGAGATCCAAATTTGTGGTCTTTCAATAATTCTGATACATCCTGGAGCCAAGCTCCAGTAAGAGATCCAGATGTATGGCCACCATTAACTCCTACAGAACAAAA GAACATTAGACCATTGAAAAATCAACCGAAACAACAGAATCGGACCAGCATACGAAAATCAGTTCCATCAGGGAAGAAACCAGATATAAAACCTGTTAAAAGAGACGATAGAAAAGTGTCGAGAAAGGACGACCTTAATAAA GAAAAGTCAGAAAATGAAAAGGTCGATATGGAGGTAGAGGAACGCAAATTTGAGCCATCTGGAAATGATAGGGATTTAGTAGATTTACTAG AAAGAGATATTGTTCAAAAAAATCCAAATATTCATTGGGATGATATAGCTGATTTGCATGAAGCAAAACGGTTGTTGGAAGAAGCAGTTGTTCTTCCCATGTGGATGCCAGACTTTTTTAAG GGAATTCGTCGTCCCTGGAAAGGTGTACTTATGGTTGGACCACCGGGTACTGGGAAAACAATGCTTGCGAAAGCAGTAGCGACTGAATGCggaacaacattttttaatgtatcATCTTCCACGTTAACGTCAAAGTATCGGGGAGAATCAGAGAAACTAGTTCGTCTCCTTTTTGAAATG GCCAGATTTTACGCACCTAGCACAATATTCATCGATGAAATTGACTCACTCTGCTCTAGAAGAGGATCTGAATCTGAACATGAAGCTTCAAGACGGGTGAAGTCTGAACTTTTAGTCCAAATGGATGGTATAAGCTCAAACAG TGAAGACCCGAGTAAAGTGGTAATGGTATTAGCAGCTACAAATTTTCCATGGGATATCGATGAAGCCCTCCGCAGACGTTTAGAAAAACGAATATATATTCCACTACCGAATC ATGAAGGTAGAGAAGCTTTATTGAAAATTAACCTGCGTGAAGTAAAAGTAGATTCTTCTGTAAATATGGCAGATATTGCAAGAAAATTAGAAGGTTATTCTGGAGCAGATATTACAAATGTTTGCAG GGATGCATCTATGATGTCAATGCGGAGAAAAATTGCAGGATTAAAGCCAGATCAAATTAGACAACTACCGAAAGAAGAATTAGATTTGCCTGTATCTGCCTCAGATTTTGACGAAGCTGTAGAAAGATGTAACAAGAGCGTTTCTCAAGAGGATTTAGAGAAATATGAGAAATGGATGAGTGAATTTGGCTCATCCTGA
- the Kat60 gene encoding katanin p60 isoform X2: MSKCVKCLSQSKHRSTRYSLIYICVIMAISINEICENTKLAREMALTGNYDTSGVYYQGVVQQIHRLLASIADATRKAKWQLVQHQIVQEFEKVKAMSNTLQLFKVETHGERLFGTPCLSFEEPTRDPNLWSFNNSDTSWSQAPVRDPDVWPPLTPTEQKNIRPLKNQPKQQNRTSIRKSVPSGKKPDIKPVKRDDRKVSRKDDLNKEKSENEKVDMEVEERKFEPSGNDRDLVDLLERDIVQKNPNIHWDDIADLHEAKRLLEEAVVLPMWMPDFFKGIRRPWKGVLMVGPPGTGKTMLAKAVATECGTTFFNVSSSTLTSKYRGESEKLVRLLFEMARFYAPSTIFIDEIDSLCSRRGSESEHEASRRVKSELLVQMDGISSNSEDPSKVVMVLAATNFPWDIDEALRRRLEKRIYIPLPNHEGREALLKINLREVKVDSSVNMADIARKLEGYSGADITNVCRDASMMSMRRKIAGLKPDQIRQLPKEELDLPVSASDFDEAVERCNKSVSQEDLEKYEKWMSEFGSS, translated from the exons ATGTCAAAATGTGTGAAATGTTTGTCACAGTCAAAACATCGTTCGACACGTTATAGTTTGATTTACATATGTGT AATTATGGCAATTTCAATCAACGAAATATGTGAAAATACTAAACTGGCCCGTGAAATGGCATTAACTGGTAATTACGACACATCTGGAGTTTATTACCAAGGTGTTGTGCAGCAAATCCATCGATTACTTGCAAGTATCGCCGATGCCACGCGTAAAGCTAAGTGGCAGCTTGTTCAACATCAAATTGTTCAAGAATTTGAGAAAGTAAAGGCTATGTCCAATACCTTACAACTTTTTAAAGTAGAAACTCATGGAGAAAGGCTATttg GAACACCGTGTTTGTCTTTTGAAGAACCTACAAGAGATCCAAATTTGTGGTCTTTCAATAATTCTGATACATCCTGGAGCCAAGCTCCAGTAAGAGATCCAGATGTATGGCCACCATTAACTCCTACAGAACAAAA GAACATTAGACCATTGAAAAATCAACCGAAACAACAGAATCGGACCAGCATACGAAAATCAGTTCCATCAGGGAAGAAACCAGATATAAAACCTGTTAAAAGAGACGATAGAAAAGTGTCGAGAAAGGACGACCTTAATAAA GAAAAGTCAGAAAATGAAAAGGTCGATATGGAGGTAGAGGAACGCAAATTTGAGCCATCTGGAAATGATAGGGATTTAGTAGATTTACTAG AAAGAGATATTGTTCAAAAAAATCCAAATATTCATTGGGATGATATAGCTGATTTGCATGAAGCAAAACGGTTGTTGGAAGAAGCAGTTGTTCTTCCCATGTGGATGCCAGACTTTTTTAAG GGAATTCGTCGTCCCTGGAAAGGTGTACTTATGGTTGGACCACCGGGTACTGGGAAAACAATGCTTGCGAAAGCAGTAGCGACTGAATGCggaacaacattttttaatgtatcATCTTCCACGTTAACGTCAAAGTATCGGGGAGAATCAGAGAAACTAGTTCGTCTCCTTTTTGAAATG GCCAGATTTTACGCACCTAGCACAATATTCATCGATGAAATTGACTCACTCTGCTCTAGAAGAGGATCTGAATCTGAACATGAAGCTTCAAGACGGGTGAAGTCTGAACTTTTAGTCCAAATGGATGGTATAAGCTCAAACAG TGAAGACCCGAGTAAAGTGGTAATGGTATTAGCAGCTACAAATTTTCCATGGGATATCGATGAAGCCCTCCGCAGACGTTTAGAAAAACGAATATATATTCCACTACCGAATC ATGAAGGTAGAGAAGCTTTATTGAAAATTAACCTGCGTGAAGTAAAAGTAGATTCTTCTGTAAATATGGCAGATATTGCAAGAAAATTAGAAGGTTATTCTGGAGCAGATATTACAAATGTTTGCAG GGATGCATCTATGATGTCAATGCGGAGAAAAATTGCAGGATTAAAGCCAGATCAAATTAGACAACTACCGAAAGAAGAATTAGATTTGCCTGTATCTGCCTCAGATTTTGACGAAGCTGTAGAAAGATGTAACAAGAGCGTTTCTCAAGAGGATTTAGAGAAATATGAGAAATGGATGAGTGAATTTGGCTCATCCTGA
- the Kat60 gene encoding katanin p60 isoform X1 — protein sequence MVSPGLRSCDESNQPPNCHHDLLLVKLWIREVLFSSHITIYLRLPLFQARQQLLIIMAISINEICENTKLAREMALTGNYDTSGVYYQGVVQQIHRLLASIADATRKAKWQLVQHQIVQEFEKVKAMSNTLQLFKVETHGERLFGTPCLSFEEPTRDPNLWSFNNSDTSWSQAPVRDPDVWPPLTPTEQKNIRPLKNQPKQQNRTSIRKSVPSGKKPDIKPVKRDDRKVSRKDDLNKEKSENEKVDMEVEERKFEPSGNDRDLVDLLERDIVQKNPNIHWDDIADLHEAKRLLEEAVVLPMWMPDFFKGIRRPWKGVLMVGPPGTGKTMLAKAVATECGTTFFNVSSSTLTSKYRGESEKLVRLLFEMARFYAPSTIFIDEIDSLCSRRGSESEHEASRRVKSELLVQMDGISSNSEDPSKVVMVLAATNFPWDIDEALRRRLEKRIYIPLPNHEGREALLKINLREVKVDSSVNMADIARKLEGYSGADITNVCRDASMMSMRRKIAGLKPDQIRQLPKEELDLPVSASDFDEAVERCNKSVSQEDLEKYEKWMSEFGSS from the exons ATGGTTTCACCAGGATTACGAAGCTGTGATGAATCAAACCAGCCACCAAACTGTCACCATGACCTTCTTTTGGTGAAACTGTGGATTCGGGAAGTGTTATTTTCATCACACATTACGATTTATCTGAGATTACCACTTTTTCAAGCACGTCAACAACTTCTTAT AATTATGGCAATTTCAATCAACGAAATATGTGAAAATACTAAACTGGCCCGTGAAATGGCATTAACTGGTAATTACGACACATCTGGAGTTTATTACCAAGGTGTTGTGCAGCAAATCCATCGATTACTTGCAAGTATCGCCGATGCCACGCGTAAAGCTAAGTGGCAGCTTGTTCAACATCAAATTGTTCAAGAATTTGAGAAAGTAAAGGCTATGTCCAATACCTTACAACTTTTTAAAGTAGAAACTCATGGAGAAAGGCTATttg GAACACCGTGTTTGTCTTTTGAAGAACCTACAAGAGATCCAAATTTGTGGTCTTTCAATAATTCTGATACATCCTGGAGCCAAGCTCCAGTAAGAGATCCAGATGTATGGCCACCATTAACTCCTACAGAACAAAA GAACATTAGACCATTGAAAAATCAACCGAAACAACAGAATCGGACCAGCATACGAAAATCAGTTCCATCAGGGAAGAAACCAGATATAAAACCTGTTAAAAGAGACGATAGAAAAGTGTCGAGAAAGGACGACCTTAATAAA GAAAAGTCAGAAAATGAAAAGGTCGATATGGAGGTAGAGGAACGCAAATTTGAGCCATCTGGAAATGATAGGGATTTAGTAGATTTACTAG AAAGAGATATTGTTCAAAAAAATCCAAATATTCATTGGGATGATATAGCTGATTTGCATGAAGCAAAACGGTTGTTGGAAGAAGCAGTTGTTCTTCCCATGTGGATGCCAGACTTTTTTAAG GGAATTCGTCGTCCCTGGAAAGGTGTACTTATGGTTGGACCACCGGGTACTGGGAAAACAATGCTTGCGAAAGCAGTAGCGACTGAATGCggaacaacattttttaatgtatcATCTTCCACGTTAACGTCAAAGTATCGGGGAGAATCAGAGAAACTAGTTCGTCTCCTTTTTGAAATG GCCAGATTTTACGCACCTAGCACAATATTCATCGATGAAATTGACTCACTCTGCTCTAGAAGAGGATCTGAATCTGAACATGAAGCTTCAAGACGGGTGAAGTCTGAACTTTTAGTCCAAATGGATGGTATAAGCTCAAACAG TGAAGACCCGAGTAAAGTGGTAATGGTATTAGCAGCTACAAATTTTCCATGGGATATCGATGAAGCCCTCCGCAGACGTTTAGAAAAACGAATATATATTCCACTACCGAATC ATGAAGGTAGAGAAGCTTTATTGAAAATTAACCTGCGTGAAGTAAAAGTAGATTCTTCTGTAAATATGGCAGATATTGCAAGAAAATTAGAAGGTTATTCTGGAGCAGATATTACAAATGTTTGCAG GGATGCATCTATGATGTCAATGCGGAGAAAAATTGCAGGATTAAAGCCAGATCAAATTAGACAACTACCGAAAGAAGAATTAGATTTGCCTGTATCTGCCTCAGATTTTGACGAAGCTGTAGAAAGATGTAACAAGAGCGTTTCTCAAGAGGATTTAGAGAAATATGAGAAATGGATGAGTGAATTTGGCTCATCCTGA
- the LOC143217306 gene encoding peroxynitrite isomerase THAP4 isoform X3: MSIFFIDMSLKLPMHEAVKPIAWLTGQPMLNYIARSWYADSKKPIHYEMGFLRIIPDTNKVALIVAHNRGITTIEEGIVENKVIKLQTTSVQVPTEGARMPNVTKLHREFRLVEDCLQHRLCLATVTTPDLHDHLLAMYVKECENVD; encoded by the exons ATGAGTATTTTTTTCATAGACATGAGTCTTAAATTACCAATGCACGAAGCGGTTAAACCAATAGCTTGGTTAACAG GTCAGCCAATGTTGAACTATATTGCCAGGAGTTGGTATGCAGATAGCAAGAAGCCAATACATTATGAAATGGGATTTTTGAGAATAATACCTGATACAAACAAAGTGGCTCTAATAGTGGCACATAATCGTGGTATCACAACCATCGAAGAAGGCatagttgaaaataaagttattaaatTGCAAACCACCAGCGTACAGGTACCAACAGAAGGGGCAAGGATGCCTAATGTTACCAAG CTGCACCGAGAATTTAGACTTGTTGAAGATTGTTTGCAACATAGATTATGTTTGGCTACTGTGACTACACCAGATCTGCATGACCATTTATTAGCAATGTATGTTAAGGAATGCGAAAATGTTGATTAA
- the LOC143217306 gene encoding peroxynitrite isomerase THAP4 isoform X1 yields the protein MSIFFIDMSLKLPMHEAVKPIAWLTGKWKTQKPGSGKFPTIESFKYCEEMSFRSIGQPMLNYIARSWYADSKKPIHYEMGFLRIIPDTNKVALIVAHNRGITTIEEGIVENKVIKLQTTSVQVPTEGARMPNVTKLHREFRLVEDCLQHRLCLATVTTPDLHDHLLAMYVKECENVD from the exons ATGAGTATTTTTTTCATAGACATGAGTCTTAAATTACCAATGCACGAAGCGGTTAAACCAATAGCTTGGTTAACAGGTAAATGGAAAACTCAAAAACCTGGTTCTGGAAAGTTTCCAACAATTGAATCTTTTAAATATTGTGAAGAAATGAGTTTCCGGTCAATAGGTCAGCCAATGTTGAACTATATTGCCAGGAGTTGGTATGCAGATAGCAAGAAGCCAATACATTATGAAATGGGATTTTTGAGAATAATACCTGATACAAACAAAGTGGCTCTAATAGTGGCACATAATCGTGGTATCACAACCATCGAAGAAGGCatagttgaaaataaagttattaaatTGCAAACCACCAGCGTACAGGTACCAACAGAAGGGGCAAGGATGCCTAATGTTACCAAG CTGCACCGAGAATTTAGACTTGTTGAAGATTGTTTGCAACATAGATTATGTTTGGCTACTGTGACTACACCAGATCTGCATGACCATTTATTAGCAATGTATGTTAAGGAATGCGAAAATGTTGATTAA
- the LOC143217306 gene encoding peroxynitrite isomerase THAP4 isoform X2 has protein sequence MSLKLPMHEAVKPIAWLTGKWKTQKPGSGKFPTIESFKYCEEMSFRSIGQPMLNYIARSWYADSKKPIHYEMGFLRIIPDTNKVALIVAHNRGITTIEEGIVENKVIKLQTTSVQVPTEGARMPNVTKLHREFRLVEDCLQHRLCLATVTTPDLHDHLLAMYVKECENVD, from the exons ATGAGTCTTAAATTACCAATGCACGAAGCGGTTAAACCAATAGCTTGGTTAACAGGTAAATGGAAAACTCAAAAACCTGGTTCTGGAAAGTTTCCAACAATTGAATCTTTTAAATATTGTGAAGAAATGAGTTTCCGGTCAATAGGTCAGCCAATGTTGAACTATATTGCCAGGAGTTGGTATGCAGATAGCAAGAAGCCAATACATTATGAAATGGGATTTTTGAGAATAATACCTGATACAAACAAAGTGGCTCTAATAGTGGCACATAATCGTGGTATCACAACCATCGAAGAAGGCatagttgaaaataaagttattaaatTGCAAACCACCAGCGTACAGGTACCAACAGAAGGGGCAAGGATGCCTAATGTTACCAAG CTGCACCGAGAATTTAGACTTGTTGAAGATTGTTTGCAACATAGATTATGTTTGGCTACTGTGACTACACCAGATCTGCATGACCATTTATTAGCAATGTATGTTAAGGAATGCGAAAATGTTGATTAA
- the LOC143217306 gene encoding peroxynitrite isomerase THAP4 isoform X4, protein MSLKLPMHEAVKPIAWLTGQPMLNYIARSWYADSKKPIHYEMGFLRIIPDTNKVALIVAHNRGITTIEEGIVENKVIKLQTTSVQVPTEGARMPNVTKLHREFRLVEDCLQHRLCLATVTTPDLHDHLLAMYVKECENVD, encoded by the exons ATGAGTCTTAAATTACCAATGCACGAAGCGGTTAAACCAATAGCTTGGTTAACAG GTCAGCCAATGTTGAACTATATTGCCAGGAGTTGGTATGCAGATAGCAAGAAGCCAATACATTATGAAATGGGATTTTTGAGAATAATACCTGATACAAACAAAGTGGCTCTAATAGTGGCACATAATCGTGGTATCACAACCATCGAAGAAGGCatagttgaaaataaagttattaaatTGCAAACCACCAGCGTACAGGTACCAACAGAAGGGGCAAGGATGCCTAATGTTACCAAG CTGCACCGAGAATTTAGACTTGTTGAAGATTGTTTGCAACATAGATTATGTTTGGCTACTGTGACTACACCAGATCTGCATGACCATTTATTAGCAATGTATGTTAAGGAATGCGAAAATGTTGATTAA